The following proteins are encoded in a genomic region of Fundidesulfovibrio putealis DSM 16056:
- a CDS encoding sulfide/dihydroorotate dehydrogenase-like FAD/NAD-binding protein, whose product MPVAILKKRRLIPGQTSELTLDASHIARKARPGNFVILRVSEKGERIPLTIADTDPQAGTITIVYLVVGKSTAELETLEEGDSILDVCGPLGKPTHIEPCGTVVCVGGGTGIAAMHHIAKGHKAAGNRVITVIGSRCEDLLLFKEELSMFADEVVVTTNDGSCGMQGFVTDGLRMVLDREPSVGEVVAIGPVPMMEAVANLTRPYNVKTTVSLNSIMIDGIGMCGACRVVVGGEVKFACVDGPEFDGHQVDFARMRQRLAAFKPQEELSWAEFRRLRGQEA is encoded by the coding sequence ATGCCTGTTGCAATCCTCAAGAAGCGACGACTCATCCCCGGCCAGACCAGCGAACTGACGCTCGATGCCTCCCACATCGCGCGAAAAGCCAGGCCCGGCAACTTCGTCATCCTGCGCGTGTCCGAGAAGGGCGAGCGCATCCCCCTGACCATAGCCGACACCGATCCCCAGGCCGGTACCATCACCATCGTCTACCTGGTGGTGGGCAAATCCACGGCGGAGCTTGAAACCCTGGAAGAGGGCGACTCCATCCTGGACGTGTGCGGCCCCCTGGGCAAGCCCACCCACATCGAGCCCTGCGGCACGGTGGTCTGCGTGGGCGGCGGCACGGGCATCGCGGCCATGCACCACATCGCCAAGGGCCACAAGGCCGCCGGGAACCGGGTCATCACTGTGATCGGCTCGCGCTGCGAGGACCTGCTCCTCTTCAAGGAAGAGCTGTCCATGTTCGCGGACGAAGTGGTGGTGACCACCAACGACGGCTCCTGCGGCATGCAAGGCTTCGTCACCGACGGGCTGCGCATGGTGCTGGACCGCGAGCCGTCAGTGGGCGAGGTGGTGGCCATCGGCCCCGTGCCCATGATGGAGGCCGTGGCCAACCTGACGCGCCCCTACAACGTGAAGACCACCGTGAGCCTGAACTCCATCATGATCGACGGCATCGGCATGTGCGGCGCGTGCCGCGTGGTGGTGGGCGGCGAGGTGAAGTTCGCCTGCGTGGACGGACCCGAGTTCGACGGCCATCAGGTGGATTTCGCGCGCATGCGCCAGCGCCTCGCGGCGTTCAAGCCCCAGGAGGAGTTGTCCTGGGCCGAGTTCAGGAGGCTTCGTGGACAAGAAGCCTAA
- the gltA gene encoding NADPH-dependent glutamate synthase, with translation MPEQPARERVKNFTEVTTGYTLDMAVAEAARCLQCKKPVCQAGCPVEVPIKAFIGHLQKGDVTAAYKAIRETNSLPAVCGRVCPQEVQCEGACVLAKKGEPVCIGRLERFTADEYAARSACEQLTGDKACPMIREELKVACIGGGPASLTVAGYLSTLGIKVHVYEALHEPGGVLVYGIPEFRLPKAIVKREVQAMTENGVEFHLNWVGGRTITVQDLFDEAFQAVFIGVGAGLPRFLKVPGEDLTGVFSANEYLSRANLGRAYAFPEYDTPPFPGKQVVVVGGGNVAMDAARTAMRMGAEKVSLVYRRTKNEMPCRLEELEHALDEGLHLEILTNPVSFAGDDAGRVTGVTLERMKLGDPDEAGRCTPNCTGEYFDIPCDLAVIAVGTGPNPLLLEATPGLKRNRRGYIEVNEDTGETSMPNVFAGGDIVTGAATVILAMGAGRRAAKEIARRLLGSDAPQDVPPLHGGVLEAQD, from the coding sequence ATGCCCGAGCAGCCCGCCAGGGAGCGGGTGAAGAACTTCACTGAAGTGACCACGGGCTACACCCTGGACATGGCCGTGGCCGAGGCCGCCCGCTGCCTGCAATGCAAGAAGCCCGTGTGCCAGGCCGGGTGTCCGGTGGAGGTGCCCATCAAGGCCTTCATCGGCCACCTGCAGAAGGGCGACGTGACCGCAGCCTACAAGGCCATCCGCGAGACCAACTCCCTGCCTGCCGTGTGCGGCCGGGTCTGCCCCCAGGAGGTGCAGTGCGAGGGGGCCTGCGTGCTGGCCAAGAAGGGCGAGCCCGTGTGCATCGGACGCCTGGAGCGTTTCACCGCCGACGAATATGCCGCCCGCAGCGCCTGCGAGCAGCTCACCGGAGACAAGGCCTGCCCCATGATCCGCGAGGAGCTGAAGGTGGCCTGCATCGGCGGCGGCCCTGCAAGCCTCACCGTGGCGGGATACCTGTCCACGCTCGGAATAAAGGTGCACGTCTACGAGGCCCTGCACGAACCCGGCGGCGTGCTGGTCTACGGAATCCCGGAGTTCCGGCTGCCCAAGGCCATCGTCAAGCGAGAGGTGCAGGCCATGACCGAGAACGGCGTGGAGTTCCACCTGAACTGGGTGGGCGGGCGCACCATCACCGTGCAGGATCTCTTCGACGAGGCCTTCCAGGCCGTGTTCATCGGCGTTGGCGCAGGGTTGCCGCGCTTCCTGAAGGTCCCCGGCGAGGACCTGACCGGCGTGTTCTCGGCCAACGAGTACCTCTCGCGCGCCAACCTCGGCCGGGCCTACGCCTTCCCCGAGTACGACACCCCGCCCTTCCCCGGAAAGCAGGTGGTGGTCGTGGGCGGAGGCAACGTGGCCATGGACGCGGCCCGCACCGCCATGCGCATGGGGGCCGAGAAGGTCAGCCTGGTGTACCGCCGCACCAAGAACGAGATGCCCTGCCGCCTGGAAGAGCTGGAGCACGCCCTGGACGAGGGGCTGCACCTGGAGATCCTCACCAACCCCGTGAGCTTCGCCGGAGACGACGCCGGGCGCGTCACCGGGGTCACGCTCGAGCGCATGAAGCTGGGCGACCCGGACGAGGCTGGCCGCTGCACCCCCAACTGCACGGGCGAGTACTTCGACATCCCCTGCGACCTGGCCGTGATCGCTGTGGGCACCGGGCCGAACCCCCTGCTGCTGGAAGCCACTCCGGGGCTTAAGCGCAACCGGCGTGGCTACATCGAGGTGAACGAGGACACGGGCGAGACCAGCATGCCGAACGTGTTCGCGGGCGGCGACATCGTCACCGGCGCGGCCACGGTCATCCTGGCCATGGGCGCGGGACGCCGCGCCGCCAAGGAGATCGCCCGCAGGCTCCTGGGGTCGGACGCACCCCAGGACGTTCCCCCCCTGCACGGCGGAGTGCTCGAAGCGCAGGACTGA
- a CDS encoding PstS family phosphate ABC transporter substrate-binding protein, which produces MKKFTAFLFAIMLTATVAQAQTAIRVDGSTTVLPAMQKMVEAYMKANSGVNITVSGGGSGNGIKAIIDGTTNIAMSSREMKDKELEAAKEKGNVVKPMVIAMDALAPIVNPANPVADLKVEQLRDMFSGKIKNWKEVGGEDKEIVLISRDTSSGTYEAWQELVMGKDKVYPGALLQASSGAVLQVVSKNKAAIAYDGYAYVDKTVKALKVNGVTGSEATVADKSYPVSRPLFIIVPEKASPEVMKFVDFIMSPAGGQKIIAEVGYFPVKK; this is translated from the coding sequence ATGAAGAAATTCACAGCCTTTCTTTTCGCGATCATGCTGACCGCCACCGTGGCCCAGGCTCAGACCGCCATCCGCGTGGACGGCTCCACCACCGTGCTCCCCGCCATGCAGAAGATGGTGGAAGCCTACATGAAGGCCAACTCCGGCGTGAACATCACCGTGTCCGGCGGCGGTTCCGGCAACGGCATCAAGGCCATCATCGACGGCACCACCAACATCGCCATGTCCTCGCGCGAGATGAAGGACAAGGAGCTGGAGGCCGCCAAGGAGAAGGGCAACGTGGTCAAGCCCATGGTCATCGCCATGGACGCCCTGGCCCCCATCGTGAACCCGGCCAACCCCGTCGCCGACCTCAAGGTCGAGCAGCTGCGCGACATGTTCTCCGGCAAGATCAAGAACTGGAAGGAAGTTGGCGGCGAAGACAAGGAAATCGTGCTGATCTCCCGCGACACCTCGTCGGGCACCTACGAAGCCTGGCAGGAGCTGGTCATGGGCAAGGACAAGGTGTACCCCGGCGCGCTGCTTCAGGCTTCCTCCGGCGCGGTGCTCCAGGTGGTGAGCAAGAACAAGGCCGCCATCGCCTACGACGGCTACGCCTACGTGGACAAGACCGTGAAGGCCCTCAAGGTCAACGGCGTCACCGGAAGCGAGGCCACCGTGGCCGACAAGTCCTACCCCGTGTCGCGCCCCCTGTTCATCATCGTCCCCGAGAAGGCCTCCCCCGAGGTCATGAAGTTCGTGGACTTCATCATGTCCCCGGCCGGCGGCCAGAAGATCATCGCCGAAGTCGGCTATTTCCCGGTCAAGAAATAG
- the pstC gene encoding phosphate ABC transporter permease subunit PstC — protein MAISRKLKDDLIRNLFLVTAMTSIIALGLIMVYLFLEGAPIFEHVSVGGFLFGNFWYPTADPPEFGILPMIAASIAVTIFSSIIAIPLGVMTALYLAEIATPRMRGIFKPLVELLAALPSVVIGFFGMVVVAPFLQETFDLNTGLNLLNASLMLAFMSVPTICSVSEDAIYAVPRELKEASLALGATHWETIRRVILPSSLSGVSTAIILGMSRAIGETMVVLMVAGGAAMIPTSIFSPLRPMPSSIAAEMAEAPFRSDHYHALFAIGVVLFLFTLVFNIIAQHIAEKHKQVGAATL, from the coding sequence GTGGCCATCAGCCGAAAGCTCAAAGACGACCTGATCCGCAACCTCTTCCTGGTCACAGCCATGACCTCGATCATCGCGCTGGGCCTGATCATGGTTTATCTCTTCCTGGAAGGGGCTCCCATTTTCGAACACGTGTCCGTGGGCGGGTTCCTCTTCGGGAACTTCTGGTATCCCACGGCGGACCCGCCGGAGTTCGGCATCCTGCCCATGATCGCGGCCTCCATCGCCGTGACGATTTTTTCCTCGATCATCGCCATCCCGCTGGGCGTCATGACCGCCCTGTACCTGGCCGAGATCGCCACCCCCCGGATGCGTGGCATCTTCAAGCCTCTGGTGGAGCTTCTGGCCGCGTTGCCCTCGGTGGTCATCGGCTTCTTCGGCATGGTGGTGGTCGCCCCCTTCCTGCAGGAAACCTTCGACCTGAATACCGGCCTCAACCTCCTGAACGCCAGTCTCATGCTGGCCTTCATGTCCGTGCCCACCATCTGTTCCGTGTCCGAGGATGCCATCTACGCCGTGCCGCGCGAGCTCAAGGAGGCCTCCCTGGCCCTTGGCGCCACGCACTGGGAGACCATCCGCCGGGTCATCCTGCCGTCCTCGCTGTCTGGCGTGTCCACGGCCATCATCCTCGGCATGTCGCGCGCCATCGGCGAGACCATGGTCGTGCTCATGGTGGCGGGCGGAGCGGCCATGATCCCCACGTCCATCTTTTCGCCGCTTCGGCCCATGCCGTCCTCCATCGCCGCTGAAATGGCCGAGGCCCCTTTCCGGTCGGACCACTACCACGCCCTGTTCGCCATCGGCGTGGTGCTGTTCCTCTTCACCCTGGTCTTCAACATCATCGCCCAGCACATCGCCGAAAAGCACAAGCAGGTCGGCGCGGCCACGCTGTAG
- the pstA gene encoding phosphate ABC transporter permease PstA, whose protein sequence is MWNVFRSASLINAAALGIICIFLFVNGLPAITWEFLSQSPRDSMTAGGILPCIIGTVILSVGSMLVSFPLGVATAIYLNEYARPGKTVRLIRLGIANLAGVPSVVFGLFGLAFFVTFLGMGVSIMSGVLTLAILVLPVIIGTAEEALKSVPSTYREASLGLGATKWQTIRMVVLPAALPGMLTGAILGLSRAAGETAAIMFTAAVFFAPKLPTSIFSDVMALPYHIYVLATAGTEIEKTRPLQYGTALVLIALVLGMNLIAIIYRAKLQRKR, encoded by the coding sequence ATGTGGAACGTGTTCAGGTCCGCGTCGCTCATTAACGCCGCTGCCCTGGGCATCATCTGCATCTTCCTGTTCGTGAACGGCCTGCCCGCCATCACCTGGGAATTCTTAAGCCAGTCCCCGCGCGACTCCATGACCGCAGGCGGCATCCTGCCCTGCATCATCGGCACGGTGATCCTGTCGGTGGGCTCCATGCTGGTGTCGTTTCCGCTGGGAGTGGCCACGGCCATCTACCTGAACGAGTACGCCCGGCCCGGCAAGACCGTGCGCCTCATCCGCCTGGGCATAGCCAACCTGGCGGGCGTGCCCTCGGTGGTGTTCGGCCTGTTCGGCCTGGCCTTCTTCGTCACCTTCCTGGGCATGGGCGTCAGCATCATGTCGGGTGTTCTCACCCTGGCCATCCTGGTGCTGCCGGTGATCATCGGCACCGCCGAGGAGGCCCTGAAGTCCGTCCCCAGCACCTACCGCGAAGCCTCCCTGGGCCTGGGGGCCACCAAATGGCAGACCATCCGCATGGTGGTGCTTCCCGCAGCCCTGCCCGGCATGCTGACCGGGGCCATTTTGGGACTCTCCCGCGCAGCTGGCGAGACCGCAGCCATCATGTTCACGGCGGCGGTGTTCTTCGCGCCCAAGCTGCCCACGTCAATCTTTTCCGATGTGATGGCCCTGCCGTATCATATTTACGTGCTGGCCACGGCAGGCACCGAGATCGAGAAGACCCGCCCCCTTCAGTACGGAACGGCCCTGGTGCTGATCGCGCTGGTTTTGGGCATGAACCTGATCGCCATCATCTACCGGGCCAAGTTGCAGCGCAAACGCTAG
- a CDS encoding methyl-accepting chemotaxis protein, with protein MKIQLSLRAKLILFCLAIGILPLLFMGVYSVRQASASLSQQAFSQLESVRDSRREALRQLVDKWNAEVRIYASVKEVYNSIAMLRDIFMGKVKPGQRADVNDPEFVEMVQFVSPAFQPFVKVLGYEDAILVDDYGRVIFTVKKGLELGEDLDKGPLKDSGLARAWRDAKKGKTVFEDFAPYPPLKNEPAAFVASPVHNHVGGVDGVAILRITPQDLAPIMKSRSGKDETGESYLVGVDRLMRSDSSAYPSTHSVAASFANPAQGKMDTPPVAEALAGKTGAEISKDVTGKRVLAAYTPVQAGDATWAMVTVIDEDEAFAAVDRLTTASLVLGLVTGALILICSLAFVRREIIKPFDSLQRFLERISAGDFQAVLTGRFKAEMAVLSGGLTRMVGELKNKLGFAQGILQAMTVPCLVTDTEDRVLFVNRPLLALLELDGDESQYIGRDVAGFFAGNDALGTAPQRCFQEKRPVQDAQSQGCGARGAAFFVRQDCAPLYDLDGTALGVFTLFTELTEIKHQEALIRSQNDKITRVAEQANLIALHVSQGAEEISGQVESIREGALHQTARLGETARAMDEMNVTLIEVAKVAGAAASSSDSAMGQAREGSTVVGECIASIDAVQALSQEHLQSMNELGEKARAIGRIIGVIDDIADQTNLLALNAAIEAARAGDAGRGFAVVAGEVRKLAEKTMAATREVSQSVAEIQRGTQLNIEGTERSSQAIQQATELVKRSGDALGRIVDYTSATAEEVRRIAASAEEQSSAHHEINAAVNEVGEIAQETSHGMVHTAEAITYLAAQASELKELIVSMVVADDAPLQVCGAQPDMLESSSLTRPRLPM; from the coding sequence GTGAAAATCCAGCTCAGCCTTCGGGCCAAACTCATACTGTTCTGTCTGGCCATCGGCATCCTCCCGCTTCTGTTCATGGGCGTCTACAGCGTCCGGCAGGCGTCGGCCAGCCTCTCCCAGCAGGCCTTCAGCCAGCTGGAGTCCGTGCGCGACTCGCGCAGGGAGGCCCTCAGGCAACTGGTGGACAAGTGGAACGCCGAGGTGCGCATCTACGCCTCCGTGAAGGAGGTCTACAACAGCATAGCCATGCTGCGCGACATCTTCATGGGCAAGGTGAAGCCAGGCCAGCGCGCCGACGTGAACGACCCGGAATTCGTGGAAATGGTCCAGTTCGTGTCCCCGGCCTTCCAGCCCTTCGTCAAGGTGTTGGGCTACGAGGACGCCATCCTGGTGGACGACTACGGCCGGGTGATCTTCACGGTGAAGAAGGGCCTGGAGCTGGGCGAGGACCTGGACAAAGGCCCCCTGAAGGACTCCGGGCTGGCCCGCGCCTGGCGCGACGCCAAGAAGGGCAAGACTGTTTTCGAGGATTTCGCCCCCTACCCGCCCCTGAAGAACGAGCCCGCCGCCTTCGTGGCCTCCCCGGTGCACAATCACGTGGGAGGCGTGGACGGCGTGGCCATCCTGCGCATCACGCCTCAGGACTTGGCCCCCATCATGAAGTCGCGCTCGGGCAAGGACGAAACCGGCGAGAGCTATCTGGTGGGCGTGGACCGCCTGATGCGCTCGGACAGCAGCGCCTACCCGTCCACGCACTCCGTGGCCGCCTCCTTCGCCAACCCGGCCCAGGGCAAAATGGACACCCCGCCCGTGGCCGAGGCCCTGGCCGGGAAAACCGGAGCCGAGATCTCCAAGGACGTGACCGGCAAGCGCGTGCTGGCGGCCTACACGCCGGTCCAGGCCGGGGACGCCACCTGGGCCATGGTCACGGTGATCGACGAGGACGAGGCCTTCGCCGCCGTGGACAGGCTGACCACGGCCAGCCTGGTGCTGGGGCTGGTCACGGGAGCGCTCATCCTGATCTGCTCGCTGGCCTTTGTGCGCCGCGAGATCATAAAGCCATTCGACTCCTTGCAGCGCTTCCTGGAGCGCATCTCCGCAGGCGATTTCCAGGCCGTGCTCACCGGGCGCTTCAAGGCCGAGATGGCCGTTCTGAGCGGCGGGCTCACCCGCATGGTGGGCGAACTCAAAAACAAGCTGGGCTTCGCGCAGGGCATCCTCCAGGCCATGACCGTGCCCTGTCTGGTGACCGACACCGAGGACCGGGTGCTCTTCGTCAACAGGCCGCTCCTGGCGCTCCTGGAGCTGGACGGCGACGAGTCGCAGTACATCGGGCGCGACGTGGCCGGTTTCTTCGCCGGAAACGATGCCCTGGGGACGGCCCCGCAGCGCTGCTTCCAGGAGAAGCGCCCCGTGCAGGACGCGCAGTCCCAGGGGTGCGGCGCGCGCGGCGCGGCCTTCTTCGTGCGCCAGGACTGCGCCCCGCTCTACGACCTGGACGGCACGGCCCTGGGCGTATTCACCCTGTTCACCGAGCTTACCGAAATCAAGCATCAGGAAGCCCTGATCCGCTCCCAGAACGACAAGATCACCCGCGTTGCCGAGCAGGCCAACCTCATCGCCCTGCACGTGTCGCAGGGCGCGGAGGAGATATCCGGCCAGGTGGAGAGCATCCGCGAGGGCGCGCTGCACCAGACCGCCCGCCTGGGCGAGACCGCGCGCGCCATGGACGAGATGAACGTCACCCTGATCGAGGTGGCCAAGGTGGCCGGAGCGGCGGCCTCCAGCTCCGATTCAGCCATGGGGCAGGCGCGGGAGGGCTCCACGGTGGTGGGCGAATGCATCGCCTCCATCGACGCGGTGCAGGCGCTGTCACAGGAGCATTTGCAGAGCATGAACGAACTTGGCGAGAAGGCGCGGGCCATCGGACGCATCATCGGGGTCATCGACGACATCGCGGACCAGACCAACCTGCTGGCCCTGAACGCGGCCATCGAGGCCGCGCGCGCCGGAGACGCCGGGCGTGGCTTCGCCGTGGTTGCCGGAGAGGTGCGCAAGCTGGCCGAGAAGACCATGGCCGCCACGCGCGAGGTGTCGCAGAGCGTGGCCGAGATCCAGCGCGGCACCCAGCTGAACATCGAGGGCACGGAGCGCTCCTCCCAGGCCATCCAGCAGGCCACGGAGTTGGTGAAGCGCTCCGGCGACGCCCTGGGACGAATCGTGGACTACACCTCGGCCACGGCCGAGGAAGTCCGGCGCATTGCCGCATCTGCCGAGGAGCAGTCCAGCGCGCACCACGAAATCAACGCCGCCGTGAACGAAGTGGGCGAGATCGCCCAGGAAACTTCGCACGGCATGGTGCACACCGCCGAGGCCATCACTTACCTTGCGGCCCAGGCCAGCGAACTGAAGGAGCTGATCGTGTCCATGGTGGTGGCGGACGACGCGCCGCTCCAGGTGTGTGGCGCACAGCCGGATATGCTGGAATCTTCAAGCCTTACCCGGCCCCGACTGCCCATGTAG
- a CDS encoding PhoH family protein, producing MTQEGNKKNYVLDTNVLIENPNSVLALRNGNENNIFIPYHVLMELETLKNTPKLRHIVSKVITSLIENREHITFIRNGGTDSPFTHIVDNYILGEIETAQDMQGVKDPILVTNDRLLQLQASLRNIKSEELRDSKPFESDSQLYTGFVEEAKNAPPNSFLWRDGKPVLLGPEGEKPIGYTNDVWNLKPRTVYQNLALELICADHVDLVSIQSEAGYGKTYLALASALYMVLERKLYEKVFVVKPTIEIGAKLGFLPGDIAEKMEPYMKYIFDLLVKLHKQRPANKIFMNPNDENLRLNVKKFEILPLGYVRGMNIENAFVIVDEAQNLSRTEVRALLTRMGEGVKCVCLGDTSQVDNPYLNEANNGLNWIVRKFKGFGNYGHIVLKGDRSRGPITDMVLKSKL from the coding sequence ATGACCCAGGAAGGCAACAAGAAGAATTACGTCCTCGACACCAACGTCCTCATCGAAAACCCCAACTCGGTGCTGGCCCTTCGAAACGGCAACGAAAACAACATCTTCATCCCCTACCACGTGCTCATGGAGCTTGAAACGCTCAAGAACACGCCCAAGCTCCGCCACATCGTCTCCAAAGTCATCACCAGCCTCATCGAGAACCGCGAACACATCACCTTCATCCGCAACGGCGGCACCGACTCGCCCTTCACCCACATCGTGGACAACTACATCCTGGGCGAGATCGAGACCGCGCAGGACATGCAGGGCGTAAAAGACCCCATCCTGGTCACCAATGACCGCCTGCTGCAACTCCAGGCGTCGCTCAGAAACATCAAGAGCGAGGAACTGCGCGACTCCAAGCCCTTCGAGTCCGACTCGCAGCTGTACACCGGTTTCGTGGAGGAGGCAAAGAACGCGCCGCCCAACTCGTTTCTCTGGCGCGACGGCAAGCCCGTGCTGCTGGGGCCGGAGGGCGAGAAGCCCATCGGCTACACCAACGACGTGTGGAACCTGAAGCCGCGCACCGTGTACCAGAACCTGGCCCTGGAGCTCATCTGCGCCGACCACGTGGACCTGGTGTCCATTCAGAGCGAGGCCGGGTACGGCAAGACCTACCTGGCCCTGGCCTCAGCCCTGTACATGGTGCTGGAGCGCAAGCTGTACGAGAAGGTGTTCGTGGTGAAGCCCACCATCGAGATCGGGGCCAAGCTGGGCTTCCTGCCCGGCGACATCGCCGAGAAGATGGAACCCTACATGAAATACATCTTCGACCTGCTGGTGAAGCTGCACAAGCAGCGTCCGGCCAACAAGATCTTCATGAACCCCAACGACGAGAACCTGCGCCTGAACGTGAAGAAGTTCGAGATCCTGCCGCTCGGCTACGTGCGGGGCATGAACATCGAGAACGCGTTCGTGATCGTCGACGAGGCCCAGAACCTGTCGCGCACGGAGGTGCGGGCGCTTTTGACCCGCATGGGCGAGGGCGTGAAGTGCGTGTGCCTGGGGGATACCTCGCAGGTGGACAACCCCTATCTGAACGAGGCCAACAACGGACTGAACTGGATCGTGAGGAAGTTCAAGGGGTTTGGGAACTACGGGCACATCGTGCTGAAGGGGGACCGCTCGCGCGGGCCGATCACGGACATGGTGCTCAAGAGCAAGCTGTAA
- a CDS encoding sulfite exporter TauE/SafE family protein produces the protein MEPLIPVILGASLCAGFIQGFSGFGSVLVALPILLTVLDVRAAVPLVSLVALSINVVMVLRLHGHIERGSMKMLLLGSVPGMAVGAWLLEGASDSLIKGLLGAIILAMVTQSVTTTKPRAHIGKGWTLAAGFLSGCIGPVTGANGPPVIAWAARQPWGRDALRATLTFYFLLTGIGIVGIQSAQGLVSFDILKLYALALPALLGGLWAGGAACGKVNERTFRAVVLTLLGIIGLTMVWQAGKAALGAL, from the coding sequence ATGGAACCGCTCATACCCGTCATCCTCGGCGCGTCCCTCTGCGCCGGATTCATCCAGGGCTTCTCCGGCTTCGGCTCCGTGCTGGTGGCGCTCCCCATACTGCTTACCGTCCTGGACGTGCGCGCCGCCGTCCCCCTGGTCAGCCTGGTCGCGCTCAGCATCAACGTGGTGATGGTCCTCAGGCTGCACGGCCACATCGAGCGCGGCTCCATGAAGATGCTGCTCCTGGGCTCCGTGCCGGGCATGGCGGTCGGCGCGTGGCTGCTGGAAGGCGCGTCGGACTCGCTCATCAAGGGGCTTCTGGGCGCGATCATCCTGGCCATGGTGACCCAGTCGGTCACCACGACAAAGCCCAGGGCGCACATCGGCAAGGGGTGGACGCTCGCAGCGGGATTTTTGAGCGGGTGCATCGGCCCGGTGACAGGGGCAAACGGCCCGCCGGTGATCGCCTGGGCCGCCAGACAGCCCTGGGGACGCGACGCCCTGCGCGCCACGCTGACGTTCTATTTCCTGCTGACCGGCATAGGCATCGTGGGGATTCAGAGCGCGCAGGGGCTGGTGAGTTTTGACATACTGAAGCTGTACGCGCTGGCCCTGCCCGCGCTCCTGGGCGGACTCTGGGCCGGAGGCGCCGCCTGCGGCAAGGTGAACGAGAGGACCTTCCGGGCCGTGGTGCTGACGCTTTTAGGGATCATCGGACTGACGATGGTCTGGCAGGCCGGAAAGGCGGCGTTGGGGGCGCTGTAA